ATCCTATTTCGTCTCAGTCACTGAAACTCGGACGAACCACCAGTACACTGCTTCAAAATGGCCGTTCTTTGTGCGGCCCTATGGTTGCAACTACGTGACATCAATTGGAACCGACTGCAAGTATTGGGCTAGATAGTCCCTGTAAACTATTGGTATTTGAGGTAAGTGCCTCTGAAACACCATTCTGTTGAATTTCGTCATCCTTCCAAGAATTGATACGATGCTTAGAATGCAAGGATGCACCGCTTTTTGCGCTCGGCTTCTTTGAGTATTCTTCCATCCACAATGGCGGACTGGCCCACACAGATCCCATCCATGGTAAGGTCATCAGACCTTTCCTTGACCCGTATTTCTTCCAAGACATTTCAAAATAATATCTTCGCCATTAAATGGCTTATCAGTAATAATCCGCTGTGGACAATAATAAAGTCAGCGGCAGCGGAGACGGAGGAGGCAGCCTCAACTGTTTTTATATACGTAGTTCTTCCTAATCCCGCTGCATATATTATGGCGTGTTGTATATAATTCTGCTCATACACCCCAGAGAGGAGGTGAGAGCACGGACCTCTGGCATGGACGGATACATCCTCCCCACCATGGGTCTCTCCGCTACGTGGAATCCCTGATTGGAAAGAGTACGAAAATGcctctgaaagaaaagaattCGCAGAGTAGCGGCAGCCATCTTAGACGCCATATTGAATCTAACCCATTCTGGCTGTGGCTTGCGACATCTATAAGTCTTTTTAATCTCCTATGAGTCGCATATTAGAAGTAAGAATCCAGATGGTAGAGAACATTATACACACAGAAGTGATGCCCCCTCATTAAAAGGTGTTATAAAGTAAAAAAGTAATCATGCAGGTCATCAACAATGCCGCTCAACATGAAGTTGCGCTACCTATCATGCGAACTATTCTCTTGGGAAAAAGggtttttgagtttttgaaaaaCTTGTCGCCAACACTGATTATAACCCAGTAGAGGTTTTTCGGTATAATGAAAAACCGCTATAATCGGGTTCtgactgaaaaacctctacggtgTGTATAactgtgttggctgaaaaacctctatttttaagagtgtatcGCTTTACCCGTGTTATCGTGCATTGGATCCTTCCTGTGGTGATTATTGCTGTCTCCATTGGCGTAGAAGAGTGTCGTGTAGTGCTTGCCGTCCCCCGCCTTGGCCGGCCCTGAGATACCTGCATGGAACATATGGAACGGGTTGATAACATTTGAAGTTCGTAGGGTCATGTATGTAGAAATGCACAGTGAATTTGGCGGCCGAGATTGAGTCAAACATTTATCAACTTTGAATacaagaaggcgaaatgtatgtGACTTATACTATTATATGTGAAGATGACCTTATCCCCGCCATACTGGATGGCAAACAGGTGGTCCTAGGTCATGGGAGGCAAAATGATGACATTTCACAGAAGCATATTTCCACGTCCTTAATTCGGTTTGTTTTTTCTCGAATCTTATTTTTGGACTCAAAGAATTTTCCAGTTTAGAGATTTGCATTTCAAATAAACACATTTTTTCTTCATTGGAGTCCTTTGTTTACCTTCACATACCTAAAATGGAGTTGCCCCTGAAAGGATACCCTGATATGGTCATGACGTGACTATGATCGGCCGTGACCACAGTTAACGTATCCTTCTCATCGGTCATCCTGGATGCTGCTGATATCGCCCGGTCCATTTCGACCGTCTCGTGGAAGGCTAGCTTCGCGTGTTTTTTATGGTGTGCCAAGTCAATGAGCGCACCTGGGAAAGAAAGGTGCACAGCATGAAAAGTTGCAGAATTGTGAACGAACTTTTCAGTAAAATTTCGTATTGATCGTATTATTGATTCAGACAGGAAAtaagtccattcgtaaatgttatgtccgcatcggatttaattttttttttttatatatcgTGGCTTCCAAACTAAACAGGATTTTAAAGGGACAGGGTTATCAgtgcaaaaaagaaaacattcttCGGCAAAGCGCAATGGTGATTTTGGGGGACACCAGGCTAGGCCATATTTGTTTCTGGTCGCAAACGACGTGGCTCTGTTGCATTTCTTGAGACCTTTCTCCATGCATCATGAAAGTTAGATCCGGTAGGGTTTCCCAATCTATTTGTAAAATCTACACGATCATTCTCCAGTCAGTTCGAGACAAATAACTTACTTTCTACAAAGAGAAAGAATCCATTCTTATTCCTCTTCAGCAGTTTAATGGCCATTTCCGTCATTTCGTGTAAACTCGgctcaccggcgccatcgttATTCCGGTATGCCTCGAACTGCATGGCATCTTCGTCAAACAAGCCTGAAAACATGCACATGCAAGATGACATCATGCATCAAGTTAACCTTTCCAATCAAGCTTCCAATTCACGTATTTTCAAATGAGAGGGTCGTTACCCAGAATTACACGTCGAAATCATGTCCGTTTAGAAAACGTATTTCTGCTCAAGGGCTTTATCAGTGCAACGATTGCTCTCCAAATGGAGGAGGGGTTGTTCCACTTAACTAACGCCCTCTTCAACCgcacccccacccccccccccccacacaccaCTACCACCACTGTTAACGCAGGGTCTCTCAATTAGACAACAGAGAGGAGATGAGATATAATTCGACCATTCCGGTCGGTTTCATACTCCATGGCATATTCGTCAAACAAGCCTGAAAAGATGCACATGCAAGATAAATCCATGCATTGGTTGACCCTTAATATAACTGAACAATATAGGTTGATTTGAAGGAGGAAACCGGGGATACTCGAGGAAACTACAGTGTCAAAGTGGTTCGCCCTCTTCATCGAAAAgacactgttttagaaataacaaaataagATTCATaacaaaaatttcattatttcttaTTTAATGTAATACAGATTGCCGATAGGCAGCTGTCAGGCTAGATCCTGAAGTGATGGTCCTTCATGATAATTGTACGTTTTCAATAATAGCGTAAGCGATATATTTAATATTGATGTAACGTTGGTGATGATTGACAGTGGCCTGATGTAACGTGTTTGGTCCCCCCAAAAAATCAGTGCTGCCATACAATAGATAGCTTAAAGAAATCAGTTCTTACAAAAAAGGAAACAAAATAATAGCCTGTCTGTCTGTCATCTCGTGCAGCGTTACCAAACAAAGATGAGGAACACTCAAAAGCGTTACACCGGAACCACAATTTTATGGCCTAACAGGTAATCTTCATCAATGAAATGCGCTGAGAAATAGAAGAACAAGGCAATGTGACGTCAGAGTCACATATAGAGTGGCGCCACCAGAAGTCATTAACTTGGCTTCTTTTGCTCTTTCTTTACAATGCTTTTTGCTATTGTCCATACACGAGGCGTAGGTCATAGCATGGAGGATGTAGTTTTGTTCATACACGCCGTGAAACAGGTGGGCCATGGGTCCGTGCGCGTAGACCGGGACATCATCTGCGCCATGTGCCGCTACGTTTAGGGGGACCATCGACTGCTGTCTGAAGGAGAAGGattctgaaatggaaaataataaGTCAAGGTTAAGGTCAGATTGatccaggtcaaggtcacataatatatgagctctgattggctgttttGGGTGAAGCGTCGCCAGAGGGGTAGGAATGATCTCTGATCTCTGATCTTgtactccctttaaatgtagaataatatTGAGAGGAGCAAAAACCGTCGACGTCAAGATGGGTTTAAGAAAAACACTACCTACCTGTATCGACGCCCGAGAGGTTCTTCCTGGTACCAGGGGAGATACCTGACGGCCCATTCTGGTACATTATCGTCGTGTAGGGCATGTTATCCTGGCCGAATTGATAGTCATCTATACCTGTTAAGTGTTGTATGGTAATTTGCTTAGCATTTTTCGTTGACTACTATCGACGTGAAATTACTTAATGGCTAATTGTCAGTTTACAAATTAATTACTCTGCAATTCCTTCATTCCGTAATTGACCTTATACATGTTTGCATGTTCTATTGCTGGTACATTATCAGTAGGAAAAATGCGCGGTCTCAAGCCAAAGTCAGCTTGCCTGGACCGAAAACTGTCTTCCACCAGTCTTTTAAGAAATAAATAGATAATAGATATCATAAAATGAGTGTTCTAGAATGTTGTTTCTTTGTATGCGACCCGTCAGAAGAGATTGGGTGAGGACCTGAATTAGAGTCGTCTCATCTTATAGCCGCATGTCAACTGCGACCTCTTTTCTTAATATGGATCCCGGCTCTCGGGAGCAAACGTACCGAACAAGGGATTTCCTCGAGACGCCCATCCTCCTACGGTCATCACATGCCCGTGGTCTCCAGTGACGAGGAAAAGCGTGTCATCTACGCTTGCTCGGCTCAGTGCCAGCTCTGCTGACCGTTCCATCATGACCATCTCGTTGAGGGCATGCTTGCCCAAGTTCATGTGGTGCCCGTGGTCAATCCTTGCACCTGAAGATTAACAATGTTACAGGAATTCATGAAGATAGTCATATCATATCACGATCTGCAGTTATTTATATGTGCTGGATAAAAACTTGCGAGTTACCCCCGAGTTACGCGCCAAGGTGGATTTCGATTCGTCAGTAGGCTTCGAAACAAGCCTTATGTCGTAAAAAGCGAAGAACACGAGTGACAAATAAGTTAACGTTTAACTTTACCTTCAACAAAGAGAAAATACCCATTTGGATTCCTTTCCAACTGCTTGACCGCATACTCGGTCATCTCTACCAGACTTGGTTCGCCTGCCTTATCTGTGGCCCTGTCACCTTCATAATTCATATGATCATAGTCGAATAATCCTACAAAATAATGAAGATGGAAATAATACGAAAGGAAGCGTGATTTTTCATGGAATAAAGGAGGCGCAAGAGGAGTGATCATGCAATATTTGGCAGGGCTATCCAGTGAGATTCAGTGCGTTAGTCTAGGTGTACACATGCAACAGGCACCAACATATAGCCAAGAAGAAAGACacgtggcagtgttcaggtggGCTTGGCGCTTGTTCAAGAAGAAACGGGACTCACGGAAGCGTGGAAATGGTGACagcattgatgtaaaatatgGATGAACACATACCTTAATGATCCTTGTGCCGGGTTTCGGATTCTTTCATGCGTTTGTCATGCAGGGAAACCATGCGCCAGTGCAGTAGCATGCCACGATCCAGGGGCTGTTAAAATTACCCCTTAACACGAAAAACCAATTGAAACACGGGTATCAACTGGAACTCGGCGGATGCAATGACAAGCGACACATTTTATATAATGTCATAAAGAAATAGATGCCAGGAGCTTATACATGAAGGTCATACGAGGCACATCGTTTTGGATTTTCAGTAATTCCGGTTTTACTGTAGCTGAAATCGATCGAAAGACTGGTCAGCTGACTTAACCTACCTAACACGCGATCATAATTTCCAGCCTCAAGTTGATCGAAttctttcttcctccaaacGTATTTATAAGTGAGATTCCTCCCCGCTTTGTCTGCCTCCCATTCTTTGATTAGATTCCGTCCATCAGTCCGGCCACCAATCTTTTCTGGATACTCTGGGTCCGATTCGGAGTTTGGAATGAAATACTTTCTGCCACCTGCAAAAACcacctgaaaataacaaatgagCATGCAAGCAGGGGTTGATGGATTAATTTTTTAGCTTAGATTGGTAGTCGATTTACTCAGTTCAGAATATGGTAGATGGCATGATGAGGGTAAAATGTGTTCGAAAGGTACTTAAAAGACCATGGATATCCTTAATGACTCTCGGGATGGTTGACCACAACTTACGTCGAAATCCTTTGCATTGGTTACAAACTGACTAGCAACATCAGCTACCCTTCCTCTGCATGCCTTCGGCACTTTGTCGTCCTTCTCCCACCAGCGCTCTGGGCTGTGCGCATACGCTGCGGAAGGGGTTGCATGGGTTAGGCGCGACGTGGTCACCAGTGCAACTGACTTGCCTGAAGAAAGAAAGGATATCGATAGCCCGTTGCCCACCACGGTATTAAATAGGGAGGCATTCATCACCGGGGGAGGAAGGGCTGAAGCATGAGGCAGCGGCGATGAGGTGACGCATGGCCGTTTATCTGTCTCGAAGACTTGCCAATTGGCTCGGAATGACATGCGTGCGAATGGCTACGAAATTTGGGAATATtttttgtatatattttttgtttCCTCACTTTCCCAGGGAACTTCCCCAGACATTTTTTTTTGTGGAtaccccattcaacattttattattttaacATATATGTTTTCTGTTGGATCCCAATGACAACGTTGGGATGATTATAGGCGACAAACAAACAGATCACATCGCCTTCTCCCGGAGTCTTTGCATTCAAACGGTTGGGCCCCGCTCATTTGTTGTATTTTACTCACCTGCCTCTTTTGCGATAAAgaaaattgtttttaaatccATTTCTGGCCGGTAGGAGTCGCAGTCACCCCTGATTACCCTGTCATCGACACCAACAAGCCCGAACCTCGTTTTGACGCCGGTAAATATGGCCGTGGCTGTTGCGGCAGAGTCGGGTACTTGACGATCTGTGTTGTAAGTCTGAAACATTAACGACAACACATTTCGAAAAGATATCTATAGACCTTGTTTAGTTTTGGTAAGTTTGAAGGGGTGTAATATTCTTTCCATTCTTGATATTTGCGTGCACCCTCCCCTTGTGTATCTATCGCTTCCGACAATTTACTTCATCAGGGCCATAATACTGCCACAGGCTATTTCCTATGCTGAAGTACCGGAACGGTGACATTACATTTCCGCTCGTCAAATGTTCACACGCACTGCAGACTGACTTGGGATTCTACACTCTGAGACATATGCAtaggcttttgagcttttgaaaattctAGAAAGGTTTAGGTGTGTACCCTTACCCACACGTTAGAAATGAGCGGAGCAAGCGCAGGAGACAGTCAAAGGGTGAATGCGGAATACAAACCTTCGCCAGGCCAACATAAGGAAACTCCTCAAAACTGAGTACGGTCTCCTCTCCCGAGTTTCCAGCCATTTGCCCCTTGTAAATCCTGGCCCCCGTGACCGTGGGAATACCCATACCGTCCCCCATGAACATCACGATGTTTTTGGCAACATTGTTATTTTGTTGTAAGTTTAGTCGTTTATTCAGTTCTTCTGATGCCCGCTTGTTCCATACATCACGAACTGAAATATTAATTCAAGAATTTAGTATTTGACGAGACTCTCGTCTTCTCATGCGATCGATGGAGCACAAGATTATATAATTCAAGTTTCATTTATTTATCATGGTAACAAGTGCGATACACAATATATGTTGGGCTTGTGCGTCACTTCAAACTCCCACATAATTATAACATATTCGACAAATGAGAAACATAGAAGATATACGCGTAATTAATCTGcgtaatgaaatgaaattacttTTTGAGTATCTGAGAACATACTAGATATCTCTGCTTGGTATCTGACATCTGTTTGGTTTCAATATCTTATTTTGCAGTTGACGGTgggttttaaatgttttaaaacatttttccaTTGGCAACACCAAGGTGAACCATTGGTGTTGCCAATGCATTTCAttataaaccttgttttattgtgCAAGCATTTCCATCGATAAAATTGTTCTATGTCAAGGAAGGACTTTGTTCCAATCGGACGCGGAGCCAACATGTTCCGACAACCGATACTAAGTACGCCGAGGTCACCATACGAACAGCACCAGCGTCAAATAAGCACTTTATTTACTTAATTTGCGACAGCAGGGTGCATTATCAAATTAGGCCATCCTGGTATCTATCCAAACAGTGTTTAGTTATCAAAGCAAGTTTCCGTGTCATCTTAATTGTATGTAAACCATGTTTATTTACAAGTGGATATACTTAATCTTTGTACATTCACTGACCTGATTTGATGTTCAGGTTTTTTTGGCTGCGTTGTAATCAATTGTTGCCGCGATTTCCCACCGctttagggagttttcgccaatccccgaaacgtcaacgcgaacgtctatcccattgttcgacctcctgatgacggtgtcgaacaatgggatagacGTTCTCTTTGACGTTTCGGGGATCTGTGAAACTCACCACCACGTTCATTCGCGAATATTATCATATGATACGatatgtttttaactctttcgCTCCAAGCCGATTCGGCATCGACACAAAGATTTAAATCTCTTTCAATTGCACCCGCTATCGAGTAATCGTTTTTTGCCTACTAAGATCATAACCAGGGAAGCCGCAACACAACCAGCTTCATTCTCGTCCATCTTTGCACTCATGATTTTCCTCAAAATTATGACAGACTCCCGCCAGAAATATCACCAACTGCCTTGAAACACCAAGGAAACCTTGAGAAAccaaatcagctcaaaattttCATAGTGTTTCATTGTGTAAACGTCAAAGGTAAGGTTTCTTCatgtttcattggaaaaagTTTCATGTGTAAAGCGGCCTTGAGCAAAACTAAAATGTGGCTTTTTTCGCAAAAGCTTGTGGCGCCAATGTCGTGTCCTCTTTAactactccccgttttcatcaaaatgccaacAAGATaaacaatattattattattaactgAAGCAAAATGTTAACGGACATTGGGCGGTGTGTATTGCCTTTTataaaaggaagtgactatttggcaagcccgactcaccaaacagcgccttttttctgcccaagatggagagccgaactcatgcatattcaaccatccaggagctcattatcattcgtggcaacacggtcagcaacactggagttacagtgaaacgcctttagaaatgcacactaatgcatttaacatgcttatcagttaaatcacgtttatgactttttttgtagatccatacagtcatgtccatgtacatgcttcttcatggattattgaccaaaacccgagtttagtaacagaaattgaatcgagagcgggaagtcggccattgataaatatgcgcatataaattcgaatatgacgtcactgctctctgattggccaacatgttgtaacctctccggctcgccaaagagggtagtatttttgccctgtttggcaagcccggcttgccgaacagagttgatttttagtgctgtttggcaagcggctctccaaacaggacaaaaaaaagatgcctgttcggcgagcggcttgccaaatacaCCCGGCCTTTATAAAAATACAGATAGAGGAATCACACGTTGGGTGTTGGATTATTCGCACGGTCCCTTTCCATTCGTAGGTGGATATTTCTGGTCATCTCGTTTCGGAAGTCGTGACAACCTACAAATGTATTGGTATTGGATAACTGTTCGTCGTACAATGAAATAGAACCACTTGCTAGAGGTTAGGCCTTTGAAAAGTATCGAACTAGATAGTTCCGTAGCCATTTTTGCGGCACTTCCGGTGCAGCGACATTTGTGGACGATCAATGTTCCTTCGATTGGCCCACGCATTTCCAATGGATACGTATCTTGCGATGAAAAACTGGTCTCAGACCGTGATTAGAAAGCGAGGACCGGATCTATTTTCTAAGCTGTTTCTCCATTACATTTTTTCTTAACCTTTAGAACTTTGCCAAGCCCATGTAGGGGCAGCTTTAGCAACGGTTTACTACTAATAACTTAATTCGAGGGGAAATCAGTATATTACACTCACCACGCGCGAATTTAGCCGATTAAACGCGCACCTTCTTTATGATATAGGAGATGTGTTTGGGAGTAATATGGCCTGGACATCCTTTTAACCTCTTCGTACGCCCGTATGAACTCAATCGTTTCGCACTTCTCGTGCCCTCCTTGATTCAGTATTGCATTAACATCTTCTCGGCCTGTCTCGGAAGACTTGAGAACAGGGATTTGAATAAAGCTGAAGAGCGCGGGGTGAATGTGACCGTGAAAGTGCTGGTCGAGTGCCTGAGAACGTgaggttttgaaaaagtttCCATTTGTTTAAGTGTTTTGTTCTCTACCATCTAGTTACGAGTGATTCATACGAGCACCGATGAAGGTCTCTACGAAAAAAAAGGTGTTTTGTGCGAAGTGTTGACCGGCTGACCTAATTGTACGATGTGTTGGTGCTTACGTTGCATTTTAGTCCCTTCTGCTGCAGGAATTGGGCTGCAAACACCAGGGCGTcccgggtgtctataaaccgaagaccaaagaccgaagaccgaagatcgaagatggaagacccccccaaaactataaaacgaaga
The sequence above is a segment of the Lineus longissimus chromosome 12, tnLinLong1.2, whole genome shotgun sequence genome. Coding sequences within it:
- the LOC135496600 gene encoding alkaline phosphatase-like isoform X2 encodes the protein MDYKAALFYFILSAVTSGGNGAPKSRKLELRDVWNKRASEELNKRLNLQQNNNVAKNIVMFMGDGMGIPTVTGARIYKGQMAGNSGEETVLSFEEFPYVGLAKTYNTDRQVPDSAATATAIFTGVKTRFGLVGVDDRVIRGDCDSYRPEMDLKTIFFIAKEAGKSVALVTTSRLTHATPSAAYAHSPERWWEKDDKVPKACRGRVADVASQFVTNAKDFDVVFAGGRKYFIPNSESDPEYPEKIGGRTDGRNLIKEWEADKAGRNLTYKYVWRKKEFDQLEAGNYDRVLGLFDEDAMQFEAYRNNDGAGEPSLHEMTEMAIKLLKRNKNGFFLFVESALIDLAHHKKHAKLAFHETVEMDRAISAASRMTDEKDTLTVVTADHSHVMTISGYPFRGNSILGISGPAKAGDGKHYTTLFYANGDSNNHHRKDPMHDNTEAFSYSFQSGIPRSGETHGGEDVSVHARGPCSHLLSGVYEQNYIQHAIIYAAGLGRTTYIKTVEAASSVSAAADFIIVHSGLLLISHLMAKILF
- the LOC135496600 gene encoding alkaline phosphatase-like isoform X1, which produces MDYKAALFYFILSAVTSGGNGAPKSRKLELRDVWNKRASEELNKRLNLQQNNNVAKNIVMFMGDGMGIPTVTGARIYKGQMAGNSGEETVLSFEEFPYVGLAKTYNTDRQVPDSAATATAIFTGVKTRFGLVGVDDRVIRGDCDSYRPEMDLKTIFFIAKEAGKSVALVTTSRLTHATPSAAYAHSPERWWEKDDKVPKACRGRVADVASQFVTNAKDFDVVFAGGRKYFIPNSESDPEYPEKIGGRTDGRNLIKEWEADKAGRNLTYKYVWRKKEFDQLEAGNYDRVLGLFDYDHMNYEGDRATDKAGEPSLVEMTEYAVKQLERNPNGYFLFVEGARIDHGHHMNLGKHALNEMVMMERSAELALSRASVDDTLFLVTGDHGHVMTVGGWASRGNPLFGIDDYQFGQDNMPYTTIMYQNGPSGISPGTRKNLSGVDTESFSFRQQSMVPLNVAAHGADDVPVYAHGPMAHLFHGVYEQNYILHAMTYASCMDNSKKHCKERAKEAKLMTSGGATLYVTLTSHCLVLLFLSAFH